A DNA window from Trypanosoma brucei brucei TREU927 chromosome 10, whole genome shotgun sequence contains the following coding sequences:
- a CDS encoding P-type H+-ATPase, putative: MGDTGPKGVPGTNDAGEVHKPQKPQRRQSVLSKAISEHREGDDGSVPLVPPSKGLTSAEAEELLLKYGRNELPEKKTPSWLIFLRNLWGPMPIVLWIVIIIQFALQHFADGAVLLGIQLANALIGWYETIKAGDAVAALKNSLKPIATAYRDGTWQQIDAALLVPGDLVKLGSGSAVPADCTINEGVIDVDEAALTGESLPVTMGTEHMPKMGSNVVRGEVDATVQYTGQSTFFGKTATLLQSVEADIGSIRIILMRVMVILSSFSFVLCLICFIYLMVNFKQKFRDALQFAVVVLVVSIPIALEIVVTTTLAVGSKKLSKHKIIVTRLTAIETMSGVNMLCSDKTGTLTLNKMEIQEQCFTFEKGHDLRSLLVLSALAAKWREPPRDALDTMVLGAADLDECDNYEQLEFVPFDPTTKRTAATLVDKRSGEKFSVTKGAPHVIIEMVHNQDEINDSVVDIIDKLASRGIRCLSVAKTDSAGRWHLCGILTFLDPPRPDTKETIRRSRQYGVDVKMITGDHVLIAKEMCRMLDLDPNILTAEKLPKVDVNDMPSDLGEKYGDMMLSVGGFAQVFPEHKFLIVEALRQRGYTCAMTGDGVNDAPALKRADVGIAVQGATDAARAAADMVLTDPGLSVVVDAMFVSRQVFQRMLSFLTYRISATMQLVCFFFIACFSLTPHDYGIENPEFQVFYLPVMMFMLITLLNDGCLMTIGYDRVVPSKLPQRWNIPVVFTSAIIMSVVACASSLLLLWMALDAYDEKRYPNSWFGKLNIPSLKEGKIVTLLYLKISISDFLTLFSSRTGGRFFFSMAPGTILLVGAVISLVISTIAASVWKKSSSDGVPVEGLARGETVADRLYPLWVWIYCILWWIVQDVVKVLTHMLMEAFDIFGCVSRASGGKEIVYNAKSSKEPI, from the coding sequence ATGGGGGATACTGGACCAAAGGGTGTTCCGGGAACCAACGACGCCGGTGAAGTGCACAAGCCACAGAAACCGCAACGCCGCCAATCTGTGCTATCAAAGGCTATCAGTGAGCACCGTGAGGGTGATGATGGCAGTGTACCACTGGTGCCGCCCTCGAAGGGATTGACATCCGCGGAAGCAGAGGAGTTGTTGCTTAAATACGGTCGTAACGAGCTgccggaaaagaaaacacccaGTTGGCTGATATTTTTGCGGAATCTATGGGGCCCTATGCCGATTGTTTTGTGGATTGTCATAATAATCCAGtttgcgttacagcactttGCTGATGGTGCCGTCCTGCTCGGCATTCAGCTCGCTAACGCTCTCATTGGGTGGTATGAGACGATAAAAGCTGGTGATGCGGTCGCTGCACTGAAGAACTCTTTGAAACCTATTGCGACCGCTTACCGTGACGGTACCTGGCAGCAGATAGACGCCGCATTACTGGTTCCCGGTGACCTTGTGAAGCTTGGGTCTGGTTCCGCCGTTCCCGCTGACTGCACGATTAACGAAGGTGTGATTGACGTTGACGAAGCAGCACTGACCGGTGAGTCACTTCCTGTGACGATGGGAACGGAACACATGCCGAAGATGGGGTCGAATGTCGTACGTGGTGAAGTTGATGCGACGGTGCAATACACAGGTCAGAGCACCTTTTTTGGCAAGACGGCAACGCTACTTCAGTCTGTGGAGGCTGACATTGGCAGTATCCGTATAATTCTCATGCGCGTGATGGTCATCTTGTCGAGTTTCTCGTTCGTACTTTGCTTGATTTGCTTCATCTATCTGATGGTAAATTTCAAGCAAAAGTTCCGTGATGCCTTGCAGTTCGCTGTTGTAGTGCTTGTGGTATCCATTCCTATTGCTTTGGAGATTGTTGTGACGACCACTCTCGCTGTGGGTTCAAAGAAGCTGTCGAAGCACAAAATCATTGTGACGAGACTGACAGCCATTGAGACAATGTCTGGTGTGAACATGCTTTGCTCTGACAAAACCGGTACTCTGACGTTGAACAAGATGGAGATTCAGGAACAGTGCTTCACATTTGAGAAGGGTCACGATCTGCGTTCACTGCTTGTACTTTCCGCGCTTGCAGCAAAGTGGCGTGAGCCTCCCCGTGATGCACTGGACACGATGGTACTTGGTGCTGCAGATCTGGACGAGTGCGACAACTACGAGCAGCTTGAGTTCGTGCCATTTGATCCAACGACGAAACGAACGGCCGCTACATTGGTTGATAAGCGAAGTGGTGAGAAGTTCAGTGTGACGAAAGGCGCACCACACGTTATTATAGAGATGGTGCACAATCAAGATGAGATCAATGACTCTGTGGTCGATATCATTGACAAATTGGCGTCGCGCGGTATCCGATGCCTCTCTGTGGCGAAAACAGACTCCGCGGGTCGTTGGCATCTCTGTGGAATCCTGACGTTCCTCGATCCCCCGCGCCCGGACACGAAGGAGACAATTCGCCGTAGTAGGCAGTATGGCGTGGATGTAAAGATGATCACTGGTGACCATGTGCTCATTGCGAAGGAAATGTGCCGCATGCTGGACCTTGATCCGAACATCCTAACCGCCGAGAAGCTTCCCAAGGTGGATGTCAACGATATGCCCAGCGACCTTGGCGAGAAGTACGGTGACATGATGCTGAGTGTCGGCGGGTTCGCACAGGTCTTCCCCGAGCACAAGTTTTTGATCGTTGAGGCGCTTCGGCAGCGCGGGTACACGTGCGCGATGACTGGTGATGGTGTGAACGACGCGCCTGCCCTGAAACGTGCGGACGTCGGTATTGCTGTACAGGGCGCGACAGACGCCGCTCGTGCCGCGGCAGACATGGTGCTGACAGACCCTGGTttgagtgttgttgttgatgcgaTGTTTGTATCGCGCCAGGTGTTCCAACGTATGTTGTCTTTTCTAACATACCGTATTTCCGCCACAATGCAGTTggtgtgcttcttttttatcgCCTGCTTCTCGTTGACACCTCACGACTATGGAATTGAGAACCCCGAATTCCAGGTTTTCTACCTCCCAGTGATGATGTTCATGCTGATCACGCTCCTGAACGACGGGTGCCTGATGACCATTGGATATGACCGTGTGGTGCCCTCGAAGCTTCCGCAGCGTTGGAACATTCCTGTTGTGTTCACAAGCGCTATAATTATGTCTGTTGTTGCCTGTGCCTCGTCTCTACTACTGCTGTGGATGGCTCTTGATGCTTATGATGAGAAAAGGTACCCCAACTCTTGGTTTGGCAAACTCAACATTCCTTCCTTGAAGGAGGGCAAAATAGTTACTCTCCTGTACCTCAAGATATCGATTTCTGACTTCTTGACTCTATTCTCCTCACGTACTGGTGGAAGGTTCTTTTTCTCGATGGCTCCGGGCACTATACTGCTGGTCGGTGCGGTGATCTCACTGGTAATCTCGACGATCGCCGCCTCGGTTTGGAAG
- a CDS encoding P-type H+-ATPase, putative produces the protein MGDTGPKGVPGTNDAGEVHKPQKPQRRQSVLSKAISEHREGDDGSVPLLPPSKGLTSAEAEELLLKYGRNELPEKKTPSWLIFLRNLWGPMPIVLWIVIIIQFALQHFADGAVLLGIQLANALIGWYETIKAGDAVAALKNSLKPIATAYRDGTWQQIDAALLVPGDLVKLGSGSAVPADCTINEGVIDVDEAALTGESLPVTMGTEHMPKMGSNVVRGEVEATVQYTGQSTFFGKTATLLQSVEADIGSIRIILMRVMVILSSFSFVLCLACFIYLMVNFKQKFRDALQFAVVVLVVSIPIALEIVVTTTLAVGSKKLSKHKIIVTRLTAIETMSGVNMLCSDKTGTLTLNKMEIQEQCFTFEKGHDLRSLLVLSALAAKWREPPRDALDTMVLGAADLDECDNYEQLEFVPFDPTTKRTAATLVDKRSGEKFSVTKGAPHVILQMVYNQDEINDSVVDIIDKLASRGIRCLSVAKTDSAGRWHLCGILTFLDPPRPDTKETIRRSRQYGVDVKMITGDHVLIAKEMCRMLDLDPNILTVEKLPKVDVNNMPSDLGEKYGDMMLSVGGFAQVFPEHKFLIVEALRQRGYTCAMTGDGVNDAPALKRADVGIAVHGATDAARAAADMVLTDPGLSVVVDAMFVSRQVFQRMLSFLTYRISATLQLVCFFFIACFSLTPHDYGIEDPKFQVFYLPVMMFMLITLLNDGCLMTIGYDRVVPSKLPQRWNIPVVFTSAIIMSVVACASSLLLLWMALDAYDEKRYPNSWFGKLNIPSLKEGKIVTLLYLKISISDFLTLFSSRTGGRFFFSMAPGTILLVGAVISLVISTIAASVWKKSSSDGVPTEGLAVGGDTAAKLLPLWVWIYCILWWIVQDVVKVLAHMLMEAFDIFGCVSRSGRGADVECGSVCKDGEGGAPKEPTL, from the coding sequence CGGGAACCAACGACGCCGGTGAAGTGCACAAGCCACAGAAACCGCAACGCCGCCAATCTGTGCTATCAAAGGCTATCAGTGAGCACCGTGAGGGTGATGATGGCAGTGTACCGCTGCTTCCGCCCTCGAAGGGATTGACATCCGCGGAAGCAGAGGAGTTGTTGCTTAAATACGGTCGTAACGAGCTgccggaaaagaaaacacccaGTTGGCTGATATTTTTGCGGAATCTATGGGGCCCTATGCCGATTGTTTTGTGGATTGTCATAATAATCCAGtttgcgttacagcactttGCTGATGGTGCCGTCCTGCTCGGCATTCAGCTCGCTAACGCTCTCATTGGGTGGTATGAGACGATAAAAGCTGGTGATGCGGTCGCTGCACTGAAGAACTCTTTGAAACCTATTGCGACCGCTTACCGTGACGGTACCTGGCAGCAGATAGACGCCGCATTACTGGTTCCCGGTGACCTTGTGAAGCTTGGGTCTGGTTCCGCCGTTCCCGCTGACTGCACGATTAACGAAGGTGTGATTGACGTTGACGAAGCAGCACTGACCGGTGAGTCACTTCCTGTGACGATGGGAACGGAACACATGCCGAAGATGGGGTCGAATGTCGTACGTGGTGAAGTTGAGGCGACGGTGCAATACACAGGTCAGAGCACCTTTTTTGGCAAGACGGCAACGCTACTTCAGTCTGTGGAGGCTGACATTGGCAGTATCCGTATAATTCTCATGCGCGTGATGGTCATCTTGTCGAGTTTCTCGTTCGTACTTTGCTTGGCTTGCTTCATCTATCTGATGGTAAATTTCAAGCAAAAGTTCCGTGATGCCTTGCAGTTCGCTGTTGTAGTGCTTGTGGTATCCATTCCTATTGCTTTGGAGATTGTTGTGACGACCACTCTCGCTGTGGGTTCAAAGAAGCTGTCGAAGCACAAAATCATTGTGACGAGACTGACAGCCATTGAGACAATGTCTGGTGTGAACATGCTTTGCTCTGACAAAACCGGTACTCTGACGTTGAACAAGATGGAGATTCAGGAACAGTGCTTCACATTTGAGAAGGGTCACGATCTGCGTTCACTGCTTGTACTTTCCGCGCTTGCAGCAAAGTGGCGTGAGCCTCCCCGTGATGCACTGGACACGATGGTACTTGGTGCTGCAGATCTGGACGAGTGCGACAACTACGAGCAGCTTGAGTTCGTGCCATTTGATCCAACGACGAAACGAACGGCCGCTACATTGGTTGATAAGCGAAGTGGTGAGAAGTTCAGTGTGACGAAAGGCGCACCACACGTGATACTACAAATGGTGTACAATCAAGATGAGATCAATGACTCTGTGGTCGATATCATTGACAAATTGGCGTCGCGCGGTATCCGATGCCTCTCTGTGGCGAAAACAGACTCCGCGGGTCGTTGGCATCTCTGTGGAATCCTGACGTTCCTCGATCCCCCGCGCCCGGACACGAAGGAGACAATTCGCCGTAGTAGGCAGTATGGCGTGGATGTAAAGATGATCACTGGTGACCATGTGCTCATTGCGAAGGAAATGTGCCGCATGCTGGACCTTGATCCGAACATCCTAACCGTTGAGAAGCTTCCCAAGGTGGATGTCAATAATATGCCCAGCGACCTTGGCGAGAAGTACGGTGACATGATGCTGAGTGTCGGCGGGTTCGCACAGGTCTTCCCCGAGCACAAGTTTTTGATCGTTGAGGCGCTTCGGCAGCGCGGGTACACGTGCGCGATGACTGGTGATGGTGTGAACGACGCGCCTGCCCTGAAACGTGCGGACGTCGGTATTGCTGTACACGGCGCGACAGACGCCGCTCGTGCCGCGGCAGACATGGTGCTGACAGACCCTGGTttgagtgttgttgttgatgcgaTGTTTGTATCGCGCCAGGTGTTCCAACGTATGTTGTCTTTTCTAACATACCGTATTTCCGCCACGCTGCAGTTggtgtgcttcttttttatcgCCTGCTTCTCGTTGACACCTCACGACTATGGAATTGAGGACCCCAAATTCCAGGTTTTCTACCTCCCAGTGATGATGTTCATGCTGATCACGCTCCTGAACGACGGGTGCCTGATGACCATTGGATATGACCGTGTGGTGCCCTCGAAGCTTCCGCAGCGTTGGAACATTCCTGTTGTGTTCACAAGCGCTATAATTATGTCTGTTGTTGCCTGTGCCTCGTCTCTACTACTGCTGTGGATGGCTCTTGATGCTTATGATGAGAAAAGGTACCCCAACTCTTGGTTTGGCAAACTCAACATTCCTTCCTTGAAGGAGGGCAAAATAGTTACTCTCCTGTACCTCAAGATATCGATTTCTGACTTCTTGACTCTATTCTCCTCACGTACTGGTGGAAGGTTCTTTTTCTCGATGGCTCCGGGCACTATACTGCTGGTCGGTGCGGTGATCTCACTGGTAATCTCGACGATCGCCGCCTCGGTTTGGAAGAAATCAAGTTCTGATGGTGTGCCGACGGAGGGTCTTGCGGTTGGAGGAGATACCGCAGCGAAGCTGTTGCCGCTTTGGGTTTGGATATATTGCATTTTGTGGTGGATCGTCCAAGATGTCGTGAAGGTTCTTGCTCACATGCTAATGGAGGCCTTCGACATATTTGGCTGTGTGTCGCGTTCTGGGAGAGGGGCCGATGTTGAGTGTGGCAGCGTGTGTAAAGATGGTGAGGGTGGTGCACCTAAAGAACCTACGCTATAA